From the Candidatus Abawacabacteria bacterium genome, the window CCCCAGAGAAGCCAACATTGAGTGGTCTTTGGGCAAAGCTATCATCAAGATGTAACACTTTCATCTTTTTTTGTAATAAACGAAAAAAGTCGAGTGAGCTAATCTTTTCGCCCTTAATAGTTTGCCAAGCATTGCGTAAAAAATTGTTCACAGTAATGCCAGCAATTTCGGCTGGATATTGCATGGAAAGAAAAAGCCCAGTCTTGGCTTTTTCATCAGGAGGTAGTTTAGTGATATCCTGACCATTCAATACTACTTTTCCTTTAGTGATTTGATATTTGGGATGCCCCATCAAAGTATTAGCTAAAGTACTCTTTCCTGAACCATTTGGTCCCATGAGTGCATGCACAGTACCAGGCTTAATACTTAAATTGAGATTTTTAAGAATAGATTTGCCATCCACAGCAACTGAGAGAGATTTGATGATAAGAGCAAGCATGACAATTACTAATTACAAATTACGAATTACAAATGAAGGGAAAAGGATAAAGGGATTAGGCCCGTGACATGATCTCTTTGCTCTTTGCTCTTTGCTCTTTGCTCTGAACCAGTCCTTTCTGCACCGTACGTAATGACAATAAAGCACATTTCATCCTTACAATACCAATAGGAATGCCCAGCATTTTTAAAATATCTTCTTTTTTTATTTGCGCTACTTCTTTTACTGTCTTTCCTTGAATCATTTCAGTAAACATGGACATTGAAGCCTGGCTAATCGCGCAGCCATGACCATCAAAACGAATATCTTTTATTTTCTGCTTAGCATCAAACAAAATATACACGGTTATTTCATCACCACATAAAGGATTTAACTCTCTATGTTTAATATCATACTCAAGCAATGTCCCCGCATTCTTAGGTTCACGGTAATGATCGAGGATATTTTCTCGATATATTTCCTGTTCAGGAGTCAGTGCCTGATTGGTGATTTCTTGGTGGAGAGACATGCGTATAATTGCGGATTACGAATTACTAATTACTAATTGCGAGTGTACGGGATGAGGTAGACCTATCCTAGGCCTTCATGGTTGTTATGACTTTCTTGAGGCCCATAATTAAGGCGTCAATATCTTCGGCGGTATTGTAGAAATATAGGCTAGCTCTGATGCTATTCTTAATACCCAATTTATGCAAAAGCGGCT encodes:
- the sufC gene encoding Fe-S cluster assembly ATPase SufC, translated to MLALIIKSLSVAVDGKSILKNLNLSIKPGTVHALMGPNGSGKSTLANTLMGHPKYQITKGKVVLNGQDITKLPPDEKAKTGLFLSMQYPAEIAGITVNNFLRNAWQTIKGEKISSLDFFRLLQKKMKVLHLDDSFAQRPLNVGFSGGEKKKMEILQMLILEPKYVILDETDSGLDVDALKTIGKAVNLLKKEQKIGVLVITHYARFLHHIVPDFVHILSKGKIIESGDKKLAKKIERQGFKAKTKVA
- a CDS encoding SUF system NifU family Fe-S cluster assembly protein, which translates into the protein MSLHQEITNQALTPEQEIYRENILDHYREPKNAGTLLEYDIKHRELNPLCGDEITVYILFDAKQKIKDIRFDGHGCAISQASMSMFTEMIQGKTVKEVAQIKKEDILKMLGIPIGIVRMKCALLSLRTVQKGLVQSKEQRAKSKEIMSRA